TGCTACTTCCTCTTCATCAGATTCCTCATTGAATTGCTCAACCAACTGGACACCAATGTTCTCTCTAGGCAAATTCCTTTTAATGCTTTTTTTATAACTCCACCACTCTTCATAACCTGTATCACACTCTGCACCCTTTTTTCCAGAGAGTTCATCACCTCCATAGGGGTTTTTGAGTGTGATGGGGCTTTCTGAGAGTTTTGGGGGTTTTGAGCAGGGCCTTTAGCAGATCCTTTTTTGTTCTTATCCCTATCAGTCTCCATGTCCTTAGGTCCATGCATTTGTAGATCTTTGTTTGGATCTCCTTCCAGCAAATCTTCATCTGATTTTCGTGATCCTTCATCACTGTGGGCAGCAGCTTCCAAATTTGGTGATGTGTCAACCAGGAAATAAATGAGGAAGAGCTCCTTGTCAATCTCTACTAGCCTTTCAGTTGGAATCTTGGAAACATCTCTCACAACAATCTGCACTTTAACTTTTTCATAAAACCTTCTGAAGATTTCATGGCAGTCCATATTAACAAGaattcccaatatgtaagcaatCTGGGAGATTACTTTCCATGAAAGCTTGTTGACTCGAATCCCCATCATAGTAACTCACGCTTCCTGTAGCTCAGCATATGCCACCTCCTCACCATCCCACTTATCAAAAGAGACAATAACACCTTTCTTCTTGAGGTTGATAGATGGGAGCTCAACCAAGTCCTTAACCTTTTTATGAGGTGGAAATCTGACCAGAAAACGTTTCTCTGCTAGTTGTCTCACTTGCCATGGCCAATTAGTCTTCCAAATCTCAGAAAAGTTGTGTTTCGGCTCTTGAGTGTTGATAGATCcatcttcaatcactgccacacaAACATTGGTTAAGTTCAACCACTTGGTAGCATCCTTGCCCTCAGATTCAATGTGAAAGAACCCTAGCCCAGCATTGCCACTTCCAAAGTACTGTGCAGTGGCCTAAGGCTTGTACCACTCCAGGAAATTGTCCATGTGATGTCCTGCCTTGTGACAAATAAAACAGTTCTTTGGTATAGGGCATGTCCCAACAAAATGAGCAGGTTCTCCACAATTGTAGCATATCACATCCTTCAGCTTTGGATCATAGTTGATAACAGCCTATTCCTTTCTGCTTTAACTACTGTCAGCTTTGTCAACACTGCTTGATTTCCCCTGTTGTTCCTTTTGGGAGTTGAAACTTTTGGttttcttcttctgctgcaagttCTATTGATTCTGTTGGAAGGTGCTTGACTGCCCTTCCCCAAAACCCTGAAATTGAGCAGGTCCAGACTGGAATTGTGCAGGGGGGGGACCATACTGCTGTTGATATTGCTGCATAATAGGCACCACAGGGAGAAATTGTTGCGGCCACTGATTGAACTGTGGGAATTGGAACCCTTGCCATGGATGCATCCCTTGCATTCCCCCTGGCCATTAAATTGCTGGGTAGGACCAAAATTACCTTGGTGTGCTTGCATCCGAGGGGCTTGGTGGTGGAAGCCGCCCAACTGTTGCGGCATCTGCTGCATCTGCCCTTGCGTTGAGGATCTTCTCTAGTCACTTGCCGCGCGAGATGAGTTGCCCCGACCAgcacctcctccaccaccacgacgACCGCCCCCCTATTTCCGGCCATGCCCATCACCACCTCGGCGTAGGTCGCTCTGCCCGATTCCCCTCTCCATAGATCCTTGGAGAAGCTGAATTTCTTCGGCTGCTGATACTTGACTCCTTCTCTAGCTGGGTAGCAGTCACTTGCGGCAATTTTTTTGGCTAGGAACAGATCCTTGCGGATCCAGACTAGCCTACCGCCAGCGGCCGGAACCCTAGCTCTCCTTGGTGAGGGGACGGACCAAAGCTGCCCATATATATCCACCAACTCCTCGTCCTCCCTTTTTGGACGCGTCTTCTATAAATACGCCTCCCCCACACTAGCACGGATTTGCTGCCCATCCGCTTTATCCGCGTCACGCAGGTTGACCCGCGGGGCCCTTCTTCCCCCCAGATCCTCAACGGTCCTTGAATCCCTGGATGTAGCTTGCCGGCGTCCTTGATTTGGCTGCCAGGTGGATGAATACGCTACCAATCGCAACCTCTAGCTGATCCCCTGCATCCTTCCCCCTCCTCACCATGGATCCCGGCGGAAAGGTCGCCATCTCGCCCGTTGGACGTGTGATGTGGACGACGCTTCTGCAACCGCCCAATCCAGCACTTGATCTGGCTCGAGATGCCCTCCTGATTGGAACATATGATCCGCCTCCTCTTCCGTCACTCTCGCCATGATTCGCTCAACTAGAGCTAGCTTGGTTTCCTTCGCCTTCTCCGCCGCGCGCACCGCCGCCTTCTCCGCCTTGTTCGCCGCCCGCAGCAGCGCCTCCAGGTCTTCGATCTACGGGTTCCTCTCGCTTGCTCCTCCTCCCATTTTGAACTGGATCTGGAGTCAAAACGACCCCCAGATCAATTCCGGGACCAGAGTGCCCGAGCAAGCGGATCCTCGTGCCCTTTGTCGCGCCGGAGAGCGCGTCGTCGACCGGACTCTGGGGATAGTGGAGGGCGGTGGTGGGGGTAGGCATGGATGGGGAGGGCGAGGGAGACGCGGTCATGGAGGGAGACGCGGTCATGGAAGCATCTTTCCTTGACCGGTCCTATATTTCTAGGACGTCGATaattgccacacgtgtggcaggaaagGAGACACACCACACGTCTTTAATGCAAAtagattgccacgtcatcgcatgcatccATGCGAGAATCTTTtcggattttcagtttttaaaatgttttatctcttaaatgaaaaatgcgattgaagatccgttttcatcattaaatctctcgcgacgagatcttcaaaactagatctcatatcgataTATTTCGGCGAAAAAAATTTGATTAAaaattgccatgtctattgcacatgaattgccatgatatttacactgtagttgccatgatatgtttcaactattttcctttacatttaaaagtaaattttaacatattataaaacggagaattaagaaactagacttaccatgcaccataaactaaaattgacatgatacatgcacttaaaattgccatggttcaataaaaaatatatttttatggTCAAAGTAttggaattgccatcatcaaaaaactaaaattgacatgatctacaaactaaaattgtcacatggcaactttagtttaagcactatggcaactatagTGTAAATATCATAacaacttttgggcaaaaaaaattcgtcgaaacatattaacatggggtctagttttgaagatctcatcgaGACAGATTTAATGATTAAAACGGATTTTTAATTTGCttttttatttaagagataaaacatttttaagacaaaaatcaaaaaaaattctgctgatatcatctattcatacgtggcaaaatgagtgatgATGGAGGCATGTGGGCGatctgcaaacgcccacacgtgtgggcgttagtttttccgtATTTCTATAATGTATGTAAACTAAATTCGTGGGTAATCCATGGCGGTTGCTCGGGCCTGGAGCCCGTGCCCGTGATTCCGGACTGTACGGTACGGGTCCCACGTTGCAGCCGCCAACGAGCCATGGATTAACGGTGTGTCTGGAGCTAACTGGTTGCAGGCCGAGAAGCGGCATCTGCGTCGGCGTGCTGCTGCACCTGCATCCTGCACGAGACTGTTAAGGgctactagatgacccgttgcgccaatggcgcaaagggcgAGAGCAAGCCAAGTATTGAAAGAGTACACATAAAAATATTTAGAGACAGATTGAAACATATGTAAATAAAAAATTGTTACTGGCAATGCCATGATTTTCTCTAACCAGTGTAAACATATATAAATAGTCTTTTGAAAATATTAGTACAACGGCAGTGTTTCTTTTGCGGGTGAGAAGGGCAGTTGATTACATATATAGAACAAGTGATCACAAGCTTGACAGTAATGAGGCCTAAAGTGTACATGCAGTATCATACACAAATGGAAATCTAAAGGTTATACATATCTCGCTTAGAGCAACGCCAAAAGGGCAAAGATACTGGATCGCTTGATACGAAACAAAAGATGGCTCTATTGGTTACCATACTATCTTGTGTAGTCTTCAAACGCTGCTCTGACTTCATGCCAATATAGTGTAGCCTCTGCGTCACTTCTTCAATGCTTGGATTAGCTACTACTTTAGTTCTTTCGATAAAACATTTTTTACACCAGTAGCAGCACCCCTAAGATTAGCAAGCTTCCAGCAAAAGGATCACATGAGAATCACATATCAGTAtcctatatgaagagaaacagaaACCCAACAAGATGACATAAAGAAATAGAGGTATCAAAATTGTAATTGCTATAAGAACAGAAGCTTGATTGCATAGGGTTTCTTATTACTGTTTTGTTTTATGATTTGCATGCATGTATTTCCAGTCTGGATTGGTAGCTAACAGGGAACTACGCTTCATTGCCTAGAGAGGTCGTACCTCTTAATCCTAGGTGGCTGAGCAATTCCAGTTTCCATGGTGTTAGTAAGTGCATAGCAGCAACGCCGGCTAGTTAAGATCCCTATGACAGAGTCAAGCTAATCATTGGGAACCATGCAAGAGAAAAAAACAATAAAGAGGACGGTAAATCCAATAGAAATACTAAGAGTAGTTGAAACACAAGAATTTATGGTAAGTTGGTGTGACCACCCAGTCATCATCTTTCACTTGCCAAACAAGGACGCATGGGTGTGGAAGACCCCTCTTTTTGAACTCTGGTGTAGAGAACTGGAAAACAGGAGGGTAAATGAAAAACATGAAAAATAAGAAACATGGGTAAGAAAAACAAAGAAAGGAGAGAAAATGCATTGGGCATGGTACCTGGAACTACAGTCCCAAACATATTTCCGGTCTTGATCTTCTGTAGGTACTCAAGCAGTTTCATGTGATATACTCAAACAGTAATATCAGCCCTATCGACTATTTTTTGCCCAGGTTCAAGACTCCATTATTTCAGGCCACTTTGGATTACACGTGAAGGTTGTGAAGGTTGTGATTATATCAGGCGAGGCTTGGACATGGGAAATAGTCATCACGGCGTGGAAGTTTTCAGTTATACAGCGACGCCCACCGGTATAGGATAACGGTATAATATTTTTCTTATGGACCTCGGCTTCATCAAGCTTACCAAGTCCAACAGCGTCAACAACAAGCTGGAGCTTTTTAGCGCTCATATCGTCCGGAAGCTTTTCAGAAAGGACTCTCTCTCGCTGGTAGGCACTAAAGATAGAACACACTCGTTTATTTTTTGAGCTACTCCGTTCGTTGGTGTTAGAATTGCTCTTTCTTTTAGATAATCAACGTCAGAATACCTAgtaggaacatttttttatacagcCTGAAGACAGGAAATTaatgaacaacaacaaaaatcaGACAAACAAGTAGAAGCATTAAAGCAGTGCACAGGAGCATTAAAGCATATATTATGTTCAACATTGTGGAAATTGTGCATAAGGCCTAAAGACTGAATCAATTCAGCATTATTGGTCAACTCCTACTGTTGATATATTTTAAATTTTTCCGGTACATCTGGTCTCAATATATACTAAAAGAACTGGTTCAAATAACTCCATATGAGCATTCTAGATCATCAAACCTTTTGAAATTTCTTTCTTGTCACATATTTAATGACCAAGATCAAAGAAAATAGACTGCACACAAACCATAGCAACAACCAACACTTAGTTTGGATCGGACAAATTATATTGAATGTTACGTGAGTTAGACTGACGAATATAGATATGCTGAGAAAATGTTTAACCAAACCACAGACATCAAGACCATTTTTCTGAATAAAAAAGGGCAGTTATAATTGTCTGTGTTAAACAGAAACAATAATAGCTCAAATAAGCCGAGAAATAACATAAAAACTATTAAATCAGGACCAGGATCGATTCATCAAGAATCAAAACAAATTAGCCATCATGAATTGATGATACTTGGGGTAGCTCGTCCAAACGAAACTAAATTTCAACCATCGTTATTCAATTTCAAAGAAAACAGGGCATATTCAGTTAGAAGTGGACTCGGCATGCATTGACTGAAAAATATAGAGTGAGCAAACAGCTGCTCTACAGATCCTAGGATTTCAAGGAGCCGGTGGATTGCCGAACCGGTCCTTAGTTGTAATAGAATCAAAGCGAGACCAAATTAAACCATTGCCTCCATATAGTAAGTAGTACAGGATGGGGAAATCAGACATTATCCATAGCATCTAGATTCACCAATAGCTCAACCAACAAAGGATTTGCACAAAAACATAATCAAAGTGAAACCAAATGGAAAGACatttaatcgaaagcagtaacacaCACGGAATATTCGATTTCAGAGTAACAAACACTACTATAAACACCCAGGCACTGGCATGTTATCCTTTTAACATAGCTAGACCATACAGCTTCAAGCACGAAGAACTTAAGGCTAAAATGTAGCAGAAAATATAATTCAAGCACCTAAGAATAGCTTCATAATCCACTGAGCCACAACCCACGACAGTAAGACAAAGAACTAAGGTAGGAACTAACCCCAATAGGCACAAGTCTGCATCATATTTTGACGAACATGGCTAGAAGATGAATGTTTACCTTAGAAGTACCTGAATAAATTATGAGCCATGTACTAATTGGGGCCAGTTCTCTTACTGCTAGATGTTGAAAGTGCCAATGGCATAGTCCTGCAAGAACCGATCACATCAGCTAAACATAAATGGGTATACCTACTAGAAAGGAGAGGGAGGAAGGGACAGGTGACGGAGAGGAACCTGGAGGTGCAGGGGCACGAATCctgcctcgcccttctcctccatCAAGGTCGCTGCTGGACCGGTCAACACCCCACAGGCTGCTGCTTCCCTTCCAGCTGCCGCCACTTGCCCATATCTACACTGCATATAACATGCCAAAATATTCAGTGCATGTCTCACACTGCAGGAACTTAGCCCACTAAGGAAAACCGACCGTCGGACTTGTTCCTCCTAACAACATGGACGGTCATCGTCGTCCTGGCCTTCTTCTCATTCCTCGCGCCATTGATCAGCTCGAAGACGCAGATATCCCCCTTGTGCAGTTTGTTGTCGCTGACGAACTTGGCCCAAGGTTGGCCCCTGAAGCCTCTGCTAGAGCTCCCCTGGTGGTAGTAGCTGACATGCCACCTCTCTTCTCTGTTTGGCCTGAGCAGCACAACCTCATGTAATCTCATGTGGAGATGTTCATCTACAAATTCACTGGGGATGACCTGCACAAGGCACAAGGAGAAATTAATGttagttcctaaatataagtctttttagagctttcactatagactacatacgaatgtatatagacatattttagagtgtagattcactcattttgctccgtatgtatgtagttcatattggaatctctaaaaagacttatacttAGGAATGGATGGAGTACATGCCAGAGTTGACAAAGAATTACACAAGCTTGCGGCAAGTGTGTTACATCGTTTTGATCAGTTCAAACTGACCAGAAAGTTGTCCTTGCGTTGCAGATGGGACCTTAGCAGAAATGTCATGAATGCTGGATTGCCTGGTTGGATTGAAGCCAACCCGATTATTTCATGTTTTTCGTCGTCAAGTAGTCTGTTCGCGGCCCTTGAGTGGCAGTAGTAGAAGTCAGCATATGTGTCATCATCACTCTCCTCTTCCGCAGTTTCCTCATGCTTAACATCACATGATCTGCTACAGTTTGGTGATCCAGGAAGAAGCTCTTTCCCTGAAACAATGTGTACATGAGCTTAAATTTAGCATCTGAAAAAACCAGCAAAAGATAAATGTTGATCATGTGCATAGTTACATGGGTCTGTGTTAGCTGACTACACCAAGATCTCAAGAAAGGAATGTTGATCATGTGCATAGTTACATGGGTCTGTGTTAGCTGACTACACCAAGATCTCAAGAAAGGGATATATTCAGAGATATCATCTCATGTATTAGTCGAACCACATAATGCCTTCCTTGGTTTGGTCCTGCTACTGAATTTCCTTAAAGTGGAGACATTCTGATGGGACTCAATCAACTGAGACGGCACACTTGTATCATCATAATCGTCGTATTGCTCAACCTGTTGACCCACCATACCATCAAAATGTTTGCGCATACCAGCGCCAGCAAAGAGAGAAGACAGTTTCTCGCAGCCGGTCACATCGAAGATGAGGACTTTAAAAGAGGAGTTGCCGCTGAATGTGAAGATCAGGAGGTCA
Above is a window of Triticum aestivum cultivar Chinese Spring chromosome 6B, IWGSC CS RefSeq v2.1, whole genome shotgun sequence DNA encoding:
- the LOC123136499 gene encoding B3 domain-containing protein_Os12g40090 isoform X3, with product MQSPQGFDLKASSGETWHVGVTKVANDLFFSSGWGDFVKTHELQENDLLIFTFSGNSSFKVLIFDVTGCEKLSSLFAGAGMRKHFDGMVGQQVEQYDDYDDTSVPSQLIESHQNVSTLRKFSSRTKPRKELLPGSPNCSRSCDVKHEETAEEESDDDTYADFYYCHSRAANRLLDDEKHEIIGLASIQPGNPAFMTFLLRSHLQRKDNFLVIPSEFVDEHLHMRLHEVVLLRPNREERWHVSYYHQGSSSRGFRGQPWAKFVSDNKLHKGDICVFELINGARNEKKARTTMTVHVVRRNKSDV
- the LOC123136499 gene encoding B3 domain-containing protein_Os12g40090 isoform X1; the encoded protein is MQSPQGFDLKASSGETWHVGVTKVANDLFFSSGWGDFVKTHELQENDLLIFTFSGNSSFKVLIFDVTGCEKLSSLFAGAGMRKHFDGMVGQQVEQYDDYDDTSVPSQLIESHQNVSTLRKFSSRTKPRKELLPGSPNCSRSCDVKHEETAEEESDDDTYADFYYCHSRAANRLLDDEKHEIIGLASIQPGNPAFMTFLLRSHLQRKDNFLVIPSEFVDEHLHMRLHEVVLLRPNREERWHVSYYHQGSSSRGFRGQPWAKFVSDNKLHKGDICVFELINGARNEKKARTTMTVHVVRRNKSDDMGKWRQLEGKQQPVGC
- the LOC123136499 gene encoding B3 domain-containing protein_Os12g40090 isoform X2 encodes the protein MQSPQGFDLKASSGETWHVGVTKVANDLFFSSGWGDFVKTHELQENDLLIFTFSGNSSFKVLIFDVTGCEKLSSLFAGAGMRKHFDGMVGQQVEQYDDYDDTSVPSQLIESHQNVSTLRKFSSRTKPRKELLPGSPNCSRSCDVKHEETAEEESDDDTYADFYYCHSRAANRLLDDEKHEIIGLASIQPGNPAFMTFLLRSHLQRKDNFLVIPSEFVDEHLHMRLHEVVLLRPNREERWHVSYYHQGSSSRGFRGQPWAKFVSDNKLHKGDICVFELINGARNEKKARTTMTVHVVRRNKSDGRFSLVG